GTTTTGCTTCTGATTGTTTTTTTGCTTTTGCTGCTGTTTCTTGAGCATCTTTTTAGCTAGTTCTAGATTAAATCGTGTATCTTTATCCTCTTTTATCTTCAAAGCCTTCTCATACATCTCAATCGCTTTTTTATACTTTTGCAGCTTAAAGTAGCTATTGCCTAGATTATGGAGTTTGCGAAACTCTAATTCCTTATCATCAGTTTGCACTTTGTTGTAATAACGTATAGCCTCTTTATATTTTCCGCTTTTATAGAGTGCATTTGCCAAATCATAGTAGCTTTGGGGGCTCTTTTTAATAGCAGTAATTTTACGAAACTCTTCTACTGCACTCTCATAGTTCCCCCTACTATACGCTTCTTTAGCCTCTTTGATAGTTTTAAAGTCGGTCAAACCCGCATGTGCATCAAAAACCAGCAGCAACGGTAAAAGATAAAGCGCCTTTGTTGAAGGAAGATCGAAAAATGCCAAAAACAAAAAGATAAAGGCAACAGTTAAAAAATAAGGATAAAACTCCACTTGGTCTACCACCTTTTCCACCTCTTTTTCCTTTTTGATACCACCAAGATTTGCTAGAATTTGCTCAATATCTTTTTGATCAAGTCTCGCTTGGATAAAAAGACCACCCGTCTCATTTGCCAACTTAGCAATATCGGGATTAAGCTTGGTTATTACAATATTACCCTCTCTATCTTTGAGATACTCTTCCTTCTCTTCAATGGGCGCACCTTTTTTTGTTGCTACTGCAAGAACAATTATCTTAAATCCATGATCTTTTGCATATTTTATCTCTTCAGTAAAATCCTTTTTATCCCCTCCATCTGTTACAAGTATCAACTGCTTTGGCTCTTTGTTTCCATAAAGAAGATTTGCGCTCATTAAAGCTGAGAGAATGTTGGTGCCTCGCAGTGAGAGGAGATTTGTATCTAGTCTTTTTAAGAGATACTTCAATGAGTGTTTATCATCAGTAATAGGAGAGACAATGTAAGCGTTTTCTGCAAATGCCAAAATTCCTATTGCTAAATTTTGCGCTTTATTTATAAACTCTTCGATCTTTTTCTTTGCAAAGGTGAGTCTATCAGGATAGTAATCTTTAGCTTTCATTGAACGAGAGATATCAAGAGCAATAACTACATCTCCCCTATAACTCTCCACTTCAACAATTCCTTTTTGATACACAGGGCGAGCCATCGCCAAAATCATGAGAAAAAGTGCTCCAAACAGGAGTATAGTTCGTAGTTGTTTTGATAACCCTTGCTCAATTCTTAGCTTTGCTAAAACTTCATTATCAAAGATCCTATCAATCAAACTCTTATTGGTCAAAACAAGATAGAGAAGTATCAATGATGGCACAAGCATATAGGGAATGAAAGCAAAATCCAAAAACTTCATCAAAATCCTCGCTTGCTATAGATATAGATATACCCAAGTAGAGCTAAAATAGCTACAAAGAGCACATAGGGATAGAGTTCTGCTTTTTTAACAAACTCTTTACCTCTAATCTCACTCTTTTCAAGTTTATCTATAGTAGCATAGACCTTATGCAAATCTTTTGCTGTGCGTGCAAAGAAGTATTCCCCACCGCTCTCCTCAGCTATCCATGAAAGCAGCCTCTCATCAATTCCTCGTCTTTGGCCAATTCCGATAGTATAGATCTTGATATGATACTTCTTTGCCATTTTCATAGCCACACTTATAGGGGTTTTACTCGCAGTATCTATACCATCAGTAAGTAAAATAATAACTTTTGATTTTGCTTTAGAGTCTTTAAGCATCGAAATACTCTCAATAAGCGCATCACTAATAGCTGTTTTTTGACCAGCTATGCCAATATCAAGATAATCAAGGATCTTGTTGACAACATCCTTATTGAACGAAAGTGGTGAAGCGATATAGCTAAAAGATCCAAATATAACTACTCCAATATTGTCATTCACTCTTCTTTTTATAAAGTCCTTGACAAGCTCCTTAACCACTTCAAACTTTGTTTTAAAGGGATTACTCTTATCAAACCCCTTCTCTCGCATCGACCCACTCGCATCAAGTGCTAAGACAATATCATAGCCTCTCTTTTTGAGCTCTACACTTTTATCAATAGCTACTGGACCAGCTAAAGAGAAAATGAGGCCAAAAATAGCCACTGCTTTGAGAAATTCCGGCAAAAAGCTCTTTTTGTCTGCTGCTTTTTTGAGAATAGAGAGGTGTGGAAAGAGCAGTGCACTCTCTTTTGCTCTACACTTTATAAAACATATAATCACTAATACAATGAGCCATAACACTAAAGGCCGCTCAAACGCAAACTCACTCATCATGCACTCGCAAAAATAGTTTTATCTCTTTTTTTATATCACTACTCAATGGAGGAACCTCTTTTTTATATTTATATTTGGTAAGTTTTCTCACTAAATCCTCATAGAGCCGCATACTTGATTCATCGCGAATAATATATTTTCCATACTTTGTAATTTCATATGCCACTCTTTTAGGATCATTCAAATCAAGGCTGCGTAATCGCTCCAAAATCTCTTTGCGCTTATCAATTTTCTTTCTGCTTAAAAGTTTTATAATAAAATAGACCAGCACTGCTGCTAAAGTAGTAACAAGAACAATAAATCCAATATAGAGATAAAAGCTATAATCAGGAATTGCTACAAGCGGTTTTATATCTTTAAGCTGCTCCATCACTTTTGTCCAAACAGTTTTAAAAGTTTGATAAATGGCTCTTCGTGAGTGTAAATTTTTGTAAAACGTACACCACTTTGCTTAAAATGCTCATACATCTTGCTATCAGCTTTTTTGATCTCTTTTTTATAGTTTTTCAATGTAGATCCTTCAAAATCTACAATAAAACTCTTTTTTGTCTCAGGATCTATAAGATTCATAAAACCAATAGGTGTTGGATCCTCTTCAAAACGATCGCGTACTACAATTGCAACTACTTCATGTTTTTTAGCCAAAACCTTAAAATCATACTCTCCAAAAAAATCGCTTATTATAAAAACAATAGATTTTCTTCTTATTTTAAAAAGCCTCTGTGTAAGCTGAGAAAAATTGGCACTCTTTCCAAGTGTCACAAACTTCGCCACAGATTCTGCACATTTTTGCACTGCATTAATATGTTTTGTAGGACGTATACTGCTATACTCTTTATCTGCAAAGAGAATATAAGAAAAATTATCCTGGTTTTTAATTGCAGCAAACCCGAGTATCGCACCAATTTCGGCAGCAAGCTCTTGTTTGAATCTCTTTGTTCCAAAAAACATACTTCCGTTTAGCATAAAAGCTACTACTACATTAAGCTCTCGCTCTT
The Nitratiruptor tergarcus DSM 16512 genome window above contains:
- a CDS encoding VWA domain-containing protein; protein product: MKFLDFAFIPYMLVPSLILLYLVLTNKSLIDRIFDNEVLAKLRIEQGLSKQLRTILLFGALFLMILAMARPVYQKGIVEVESYRGDVVIALDISRSMKAKDYYPDRLTFAKKKIEEFINKAQNLAIGILAFAENAYIVSPITDDKHSLKYLLKRLDTNLLSLRGTNILSALMSANLLYGNKEPKQLILVTDGGDKKDFTEEIKYAKDHGFKIIVLAVATKKGAPIEEKEEYLKDREGNIVITKLNPDIAKLANETGGLFIQARLDQKDIEQILANLGGIKKEKEVEKVVDQVEFYPYFLTVAFIFLFLAFFDLPSTKALYLLPLLLVFDAHAGLTDFKTIKEAKEAYSRGNYESAVEEFRKITAIKKSPQSYYDLANALYKSGKYKEAIRYYNKVQTDDKELEFRKLHNLGNSYFKLQKYKKAIEMYEKALKIKEDKDTRFNLELAKKMLKKQQQKQKNNQKQNNKKKQQKKQNQKGQKSNEQNKKQQKKQEQNQQQSGEKGEQKEQQNQPISNREEKKWLKMIQKNSAPTLLYKAPIKIKKEAGNENPW
- a CDS encoding vWA domain-containing protein — translated: MSEFAFERPLVLWLIVLVIICFIKCRAKESALLFPHLSILKKAADKKSFLPEFLKAVAIFGLIFSLAGPVAIDKSVELKKRGYDIVLALDASGSMREKGFDKSNPFKTKFEVVKELVKDFIKRRVNDNIGVVIFGSFSYIASPLSFNKDVVNKILDYLDIGIAGQKTAISDALIESISMLKDSKAKSKVIILLTDGIDTASKTPISVAMKMAKKYHIKIYTIGIGQRRGIDERLLSWIAEESGGEYFFARTAKDLHKVYATIDKLEKSEIRGKEFVKKAELYPYVLFVAILALLGYIYIYSKRGF
- a CDS encoding DUF58 domain-containing protein, translating into MTQKNIKKLLIKAKKQVFSEIPGNNPSLFKGEGFDFVELREYQPGDDVKKIDWLVTAKLQKPYIKLYREERELNVVVAFMLNGSMFFGTKRFKQELAAEIGAILGFAAIKNQDNFSYILFADKEYSSIRPTKHINAVQKCAESVAKFVTLGKSANFSQLTQRLFKIRRKSIVFIISDFFGEYDFKVLAKKHEVVAIVVRDRFEEDPTPIGFMNLIDPETKKSFIVDFEGSTLKNYKKEIKKADSKMYEHFKQSGVRFTKIYTHEEPFIKLLKLFGQK